Proteins from a genomic interval of Nostoc sp. TCL240-02:
- a CDS encoding AAA-like domain-containing protein, whose translation MKQSKSTRKRGIVLTIAGLKRLQAAILAMEKVQNNGNHFTLEDLGDRMNVSTKTLNRLWSLNTGVDQKTLKLCFTAFNLELHREDYTILSEPNTTVVSPTQLSSLDTGEKKLSPPLSLESFVTQHHNQLENLWSYPDGPVALDSPFYVERPPIEELVYREIIQPGCVIRIRAPREMGKTSLVLRLLAFAQMQGYRAVNLNCKQMDATCLTDLNKFLRSFCWQIATELGIDPKLDENWDEEIGCKLSCSLYLQSYLLKQSKSPVVLVLNEVDHFFEYPQIAQEFFGLLRSWYEEARQDANLQKLRLLVVYSTEVYVSLDINRSPFNIGLPIRLPEFTKYQVEYLAQRHGLDWTSHNEVTQLMSLVGGHPALIRIALYYICCQGITLEEVMYEAIANGGIYRYHLWRHWAILQENSSLVKAYIEVVSSKQSISLNPIDAHKLESLGLITYEGDRILPRCQLYRAYFKKQLGVAEFEYKSLQKRA comes from the coding sequence ATGAAGCAATCTAAGAGTACGCGAAAGCGGGGAATTGTCCTAACGATCGCTGGATTGAAGCGTTTACAAGCGGCGATTCTGGCTATGGAAAAGGTTCAAAACAATGGCAATCACTTCACTCTAGAAGATTTAGGCGATCGCATGAATGTTTCAACCAAAACCCTGAACCGATTATGGTCGTTGAATACAGGCGTGGATCAAAAAACCTTAAAATTGTGCTTTACCGCCTTTAACCTAGAATTACACAGGGAAGACTACACAATTTTGAGTGAACCGAATACTACTGTAGTCTCTCCAACTCAATTGTCGAGTTTAGATACAGGAGAAAAGAAATTATCTCCGCCTTTATCCTTAGAATCATTTGTTACTCAGCACCATAATCAACTCGAAAATCTTTGGTCATACCCAGATGGCCCCGTAGCTCTAGATTCCCCCTTCTATGTCGAACGTCCTCCCATTGAAGAATTAGTTTATCGAGAAATAATTCAACCAGGCTGTGTGATCCGAATTCGAGCGCCAAGAGAGATGGGAAAAACTTCTCTTGTGTTGCGGTTATTGGCTTTTGCCCAGATGCAAGGTTATCGTGCTGTGAACCTGAATTGCAAGCAAATGGATGCAACCTGTCTGACAGACTTAAACAAGTTTTTGCGTTCTTTTTGCTGGCAAATTGCAACAGAATTAGGCATAGACCCTAAGCTAGATGAAAACTGGGATGAGGAAATAGGCTGTAAGTTAAGTTGCAGTTTATACTTACAATCATACTTGCTGAAGCAGAGTAAAAGTCCAGTGGTTTTAGTGTTAAATGAGGTTGACCACTTTTTTGAATATCCTCAAATTGCTCAGGAGTTCTTTGGTTTGTTACGCTCTTGGTATGAAGAAGCACGACAAGATGCTAACTTGCAGAAGCTTAGGCTACTGGTGGTTTATTCTACAGAAGTTTACGTCTCTCTAGATATCAACCGTTCCCCATTTAACATTGGACTACCGATCCGTCTGCCAGAATTTACTAAGTATCAAGTAGAGTATTTGGCCCAACGGCATGGGCTAGACTGGACTTCTCACAACGAGGTTACGCAACTGATGTCTCTGGTGGGGGGACATCCAGCGCTAATTCGGATTGCTCTGTATTATATATGCTGTCAAGGAATCACCTTAGAGGAAGTAATGTATGAGGCGATCGCTAACGGCGGTATCTACCGTTATCATTTATGGCGACACTGGGCAATTCTGCAAGAAAATTCTAGTTTGGTAAAAGCATATATTGAAGTTGTTAGCTCAAAGCAAAGCATTTCTTTGAATCCCATTGACGCTCATAAACTGGAAAGCTTGGGATTAATCACTTATGAAGGCGATCGCATCTTACCGCGTTGCCAACTCTACCGCGCTTACTTTAAAAAACAACTAGGTGTTGCTGAATTTGAATATAAATCATTGCAAAAACGTGCTTGA
- a CDS encoding LuxR C-terminal-related transcriptional regulator, producing the protein MVNSLHAIFHAIANVRNEQELRLALTDKIGEHFGVQNWGIYLLDDQPTAQIDVQGIPAVCLESNPVGRYVVERHAPAHEQLLLSPGDWKHFCSRSDHEHVMTGPIVCDGRLVGTLNLARDKGNPAFNGNDLADLSALCIHLSAKMATLRTTKPQISNSLLINPLTARELEIAELVAQGLTNAEIGEKLWITQNSVKQALKRMFRKLKVSARAEMVAKLQDIKVS; encoded by the coding sequence ATGGTTAATTCTCTCCACGCCATATTTCATGCGATCGCTAATGTCCGAAATGAGCAAGAATTAAGACTAGCTCTCACGGATAAAATTGGTGAGCATTTTGGTGTGCAAAATTGGGGTATTTATCTCCTAGACGATCAGCCAACGGCCCAAATCGATGTTCAGGGTATTCCGGCAGTATGCTTAGAAAGCAATCCAGTCGGGCGCTACGTGGTTGAGCGTCACGCTCCCGCCCATGAGCAGTTATTATTATCACCAGGAGACTGGAAGCATTTTTGCTCGCGTTCTGATCACGAACACGTAATGACTGGGCCAATTGTTTGCGATGGCCGTCTTGTAGGAACACTTAACTTGGCTCGTGATAAGGGAAATCCTGCTTTTAATGGCAACGATTTAGCCGATCTGAGTGCATTATGTATCCATTTATCAGCAAAAATGGCGACTCTACGGACGACAAAACCACAAATATCCAATTCCCTTTTAATAAATCCTCTAACAGCGCGTGAGTTAGAAATTGCCGAGTTAGTGGCACAGGGGTTAACAAACGCAGAAATTGGGGAAAAACTTTGGATTACGCAAAATTCTGTCAAACAAGCTTTGAAGAGGATGTTTCGTAAGTTGAAGGTTTCGGCGCGTGCAGAAATGGTGGCAAAGCTGCAAGATATCAAAGTTTCTTAG
- a CDS encoding GMC oxidoreductase — protein MSGVIKRRQFIRATLAATASIGVSKIASATYRGEECVEALVIGSGFGGAVAALRLGEAGIKTIVLERGRRWPITNAGNTFSTYQNPDGRSTWLSPTTVIFNQVPIDIYTGVLDVKVGDGIIAYRGAGVGGGSLVYNAVSYQPTKELFYQVFPRSIKYEELDKVYYPRVRSVLKPSPIPDDILKTDYYLASRILLEQAAKAGLKGRKLDVAVDWDIVRQEIVGKKVPSAIAGQVYYGLNSGAKNSLDRNYLSMAEATKKVEIRPLHVVNTIEECHAGRFRVTCNQINERGVVLAKKSFICRYLFLAAGSIGTTELLLRAKHNGTLGRLNNQVGKLWGTNGDAVSAIVTSGQTNATLGGPASVVIEDLDNPITPLVIEQLPFPIVPQGVLAPISLAIAKPEGYLTYNTSTQSANLFWPKDSANNQKITQANQYTYQRLNQANGTTFGAPLDFSATAHPLGGATMGAVCNTYGKVHGYSNLFVVDGSLIPGSTACTNPSLTIAALAERCMDRFFNKKLPESMEWE, from the coding sequence ATGTCAGGCGTAATTAAACGTCGTCAATTTATTCGGGCAACACTGGCAGCAACTGCAAGTATAGGCGTGTCTAAGATTGCTTCTGCAACTTATCGTGGTGAAGAATGTGTAGAAGCGCTGGTGATTGGTAGCGGTTTTGGTGGAGCAGTTGCAGCATTGCGCCTTGGTGAAGCTGGAATTAAAACCATAGTATTGGAACGGGGACGACGATGGCCAATAACCAATGCAGGTAATACTTTCTCCACATATCAAAACCCAGATGGTCGGTCTACTTGGTTAAGTCCGACTACAGTTATATTCAACCAAGTTCCAATTGATATTTATACTGGTGTCCTGGATGTTAAGGTAGGCGATGGGATTATTGCTTATCGTGGAGCAGGGGTGGGAGGGGGTTCGCTAGTTTACAATGCTGTCAGTTATCAGCCAACTAAAGAACTTTTTTATCAAGTCTTTCCACGCAGTATCAAATATGAGGAACTGGATAAAGTTTACTATCCAAGGGTGCGTTCCGTCCTCAAACCATCTCCCATACCGGATGATATTCTAAAAACTGACTACTATTTAGCCAGCCGTATTTTATTAGAGCAAGCAGCCAAAGCTGGTTTAAAAGGTCGCAAACTTGATGTCGCTGTTGATTGGGATATCGTTCGGCAAGAAATTGTGGGTAAGAAAGTTCCTTCGGCGATCGCAGGTCAAGTTTACTATGGTCTTAATAGTGGTGCGAAAAATAGCTTAGATCGAAATTATCTCAGCATGGCAGAAGCTACTAAAAAGGTAGAAATTCGACCCCTACACGTAGTCAACACGATCGAAGAATGCCATGCTGGGCGTTTCCGAGTTACCTGCAATCAAATCAATGAGCGGGGAGTTGTGCTGGCTAAAAAATCCTTTATCTGTCGTTATCTGTTTTTAGCAGCCGGTTCTATTGGCACTACTGAATTGCTTTTACGTGCCAAGCACAATGGGACATTGGGTCGCCTGAACAATCAAGTTGGAAAATTGTGGGGAACTAACGGTGATGCGGTGAGTGCGATCGTTACTTCTGGTCAAACTAATGCCACACTGGGCGGGCCAGCATCGGTAGTAATTGAAGACTTGGACAATCCCATCACGCCATTAGTCATTGAGCAGCTTCCTTTTCCCATAGTTCCCCAAGGTGTCTTAGCTCCTATTAGCCTAGCGATCGCCAAGCCAGAGGGCTATCTGACTTACAATACTTCTACGCAATCAGCTAATCTGTTCTGGCCGAAAGACTCAGCCAATAATCAGAAAATTACCCAGGCTAATCAGTATACTTACCAACGGCTAAATCAAGCTAATGGTACTACTTTTGGCGCACCACTTGACTTTAGTGCGACAGCGCATCCTCTTGGTGGTGCAACTATGGGTGCTGTATGCAACACTTATGGTAAAGTCCACGGTTATTCTAATTTGTTTGTTGTAGATGGTTCTCTGATTCCTGGTTCGACTGCCTGTACTAACCCATCGCTAACCATCGCGGCTTTAGCGGAGCGGTGCATGGATCGCTTTTTCAATAAGAAGCTTCCTGAAAGCATGGAGTGGGAATAA
- a CDS encoding DUF3386 domain-containing protein: MTVTQLSAQELFRAAYENRYTWDKNFPGYTANITYKQDDKVFTGQVRISPNLKAEVLGVDDEAAKQAIHGQAWEIAIHRVRRSFEDTHSANTFTYGKTDETGAIELLMGGKAEGDKYKVRNNEVCHVHRLIHGTFVTIDTFSSHDTGEGYLSHRYDSVYHDPKTGEQKGGRSEFVDEYEKVGDYFILNRREIRTETAGQISIQEFIFSDIKLLEPVAA; this comes from the coding sequence ATGACAGTTACACAACTCTCTGCTCAGGAACTTTTCCGGGCTGCTTATGAGAACCGCTATACTTGGGACAAGAATTTCCCCGGTTATACCGCAAATATTACCTATAAGCAAGATGATAAAGTATTCACAGGTCAAGTTCGCATCAGCCCCAATCTCAAAGCCGAAGTTTTGGGTGTAGATGACGAGGCAGCCAAGCAAGCAATTCATGGGCAAGCATGGGAGATAGCAATTCACCGCGTCCGCCGCAGCTTTGAAGACACCCACAGCGCCAATACCTTTACCTATGGTAAAACTGATGAAACTGGTGCGATTGAGCTTTTAATGGGTGGTAAGGCTGAGGGTGATAAATACAAAGTCCGCAATAATGAAGTGTGTCATGTTCACCGTCTAATCCACGGTACTTTTGTGACAATTGACACCTTCAGCAGCCACGACACCGGAGAAGGCTACTTGTCTCACCGCTATGACTCTGTTTACCATGACCCCAAAACTGGGGAACAAAAGGGCGGCAGAAGCGAATTTGTCGATGAATATGAAAAAGTTGGTGATTATTTTATCCTAAATCGTCGGGAGATTCGTACCGAGACAGCAGGACAAATATCTATTCAGGAATTTATCTTCTCTGACATCAAATTGTTAGAACCTGTTGCTGCTTAA
- the tmk gene encoding dTMP kinase gives MGGKLIVFEGVEGCGKTSQMQLCSQWLENLGVSVVVTREPGGTELGLHLRRLLLEKAEDKPVAEVTELLLYAADRSQHVEQELKPNLAAGKYILCDRYTDSTIAYQGYGRGLNMSLINQLNYIATAGLESDLTIWLDVNVEVGLARKRGDGIGLDRIEQETIAFHRRVQQGYAELAASYPSRIMRVDGSLSKEAVQQVIQGILRVHLKELP, from the coding sequence ATGGGTGGCAAATTAATTGTATTTGAAGGGGTGGAAGGCTGCGGCAAAACCAGCCAAATGCAGCTTTGTTCTCAGTGGTTGGAAAATCTAGGTGTTTCTGTGGTGGTAACTCGTGAACCAGGCGGAACAGAGTTAGGCTTACATCTTCGCCGCTTACTACTAGAGAAAGCAGAGGATAAACCAGTTGCAGAAGTAACAGAACTTTTATTGTATGCTGCTGACCGATCGCAACACGTGGAACAAGAACTTAAACCAAATCTCGCAGCAGGGAAATATATTTTATGCGATCGCTACACTGACTCTACCATTGCCTACCAAGGATATGGTCGCGGTTTGAATATGAGTTTAATCAATCAGCTTAACTATATTGCCACTGCTGGTTTAGAGAGTGACTTAACTATTTGGCTAGATGTCAATGTTGAAGTAGGACTAGCCCGCAAACGGGGAGATGGAATAGGATTAGACCGCATTGAACAAGAAACTATCGCTTTTCATCGGCGCGTTCAGCAAGGATACGCAGAGTTAGCAGCATCCTATCCTTCAAGAATTATGCGGGTAGATGGCAGCTTGAGTAAAGAAGCTGTGCAACAAGTAATTCAAGGAATTCTGCGCGTACACCTGAAGGAATTGCCATAG